The Carassius carassius chromosome 16, fCarCar2.1, whole genome shotgun sequence genome window below encodes:
- the LOC132159551 gene encoding elastase-1-like, translating into MLRILLLSVLAALALAEPRYLEEAPEERVVGGEVAQPNSWPWQISLQYLSGGSYYHTCGGSLIRANWVMTAAHCVDTSRTWRVVLGDHNLNTNEGREQYMSVSNVYIHPNWNSNNVASGYDIALLRLSSSATLNSYVKLATLPPSGQVLPHNNPCYITGWGRTSTGGSLSAQLKQAYLPVVDYSTCTRSDWWGSTVKNTMVCAGGGVDSGCNGDSGGPLNCQVSGQYVVHGVTSFVSSLGCNTTKKPTVFTRVSAYSSWISGIIG; encoded by the exons ATGCTGAGGATCCTGTTGTTGAGCGTGCTGGCCGCCCTGG CGCTGGCTGAGCCCAGATATCTGGAGGAGGCCCCCGAGGAGAGGGTCGTTGGTGGAGAGGTAGCACAACCCAACTCTTGGCCCTGGCAG ATCTCTCTCCAGTACCTGTCTGGCGGCAGCTACTATCACACCTGCGGTGGGAGTCTGATCAGAGCTAACTGGGTGATGACTGCCGCCCACTGCGTTGACAC CTCGAGAACTTGGCGAGTTGTCCTGGGTGACCACAACTTAAACACCAACGAGGGTCGCGAGCAGTACATGAGCGTCAGCAATGTCTACATCCACCCCAACTGGAACAGCAACAATGTGGCTTCTGG ATATGACATCGCCCTTCTGCGCCTGTCCTCCAGCGCCACTCTGAACTCATATGTGAAGCTGGCCACCCTGCCACCTTCTGGACAGGTTCTGCCCCACAACAACCCCTGCTACATCACCGGCTGGGGCCGCACGTCCA CTGGTGGGTCACTGTCAGCTCAGCTGAAACAGGCCTATCTGCCCGTGGTGGACTACAGCACCTGCACTCGTAGTGACTGGTGGGGAAGCACCGTGAAGAACACCATGGTCTGCGCTGGTGGCGGAGTTGACTCTGGATGTAAT GGTGACTCTGGCGGTCCTCTGAACTGTCAGGTCAGCGGTCAGTACGTCGTCCACGGTGTGACCAGCTTTGTGTCTTCATTGGGTTGTAACACCACCAAGAAGCCAACAGTCTTCACCCGTGTGTCTGCCTACTCCAGCTGGATCAGTGGC atcattGGATAA
- the LOC132159257 gene encoding uncharacterized protein LOC132159257 has product MKKVFLFVSFVFISDGVFGDMEKVSVKEGDSLTLHTDITEIQRIFFLMWMYGSQNTIIAKIDGKTQTVSLYDVDDGRFEDRLQLDNKTGSLNISDIRTKHSGDYHLKIISNETFLKTFSVTVHDVIFAGLENKKEGDSVTLNAGVTDSQKQDLIQWTFGPTNPDRFVAEMKMKVHEITLNSDDIFRGRLHLENQTGSLTIRDIRTSDAGVYQLQISNSKETLYKRFNVFVAVPETGLSTGNIVFICVLLFGVVSLGVIYLFRYSKQKEKKTVSVSEGNSVTLEPGAVETQRDDEVLWMFGPQNTFIAQIYRKAGNISYADDERFRDKLQLDHQTGDLTISDIRIPISGDYQMKITSKDTQKITEGEPVHLQTGVTELQEDEEIQWMFEDAIIATVNRKSSENSAYNVNNEKFKGRLELDDRTGDLTIMNTKSTDSGVYEL; this is encoded by the exons ATGAagaaagtgtttttatttgtttctttcgtATTCATTTCGGACG gtgtgtttggggACATGGAAAAAGTGTCAGTGAAGGAGGGAGATTCTCTAACTCTACACACTGATATCACTGAAATACAGAGGATATTTTTCTTGATGTGGATGTACGGATCTCAAAACACTATTATCGCTAAAATTGATGGGAAAACGCAGACAGTCTCATTATACGATGTTGATGATGGGAGGTTTGAAGACAGACTGCAACTGGACAATAAGACTGGATCTCTGAACATCAGTGACATCAGAACCAAACACTCTGGAGATTATCATCTAAAGATTATCAGCAACGAGACTTTCCTCAAGACTTTCAGTGTTACTGTCCATG ATGTGATTTTTGCCGGGTtagaaaacaagaaagaaggagaTTCTGTTACTCTAAACGCTGGTGTTACTGATTCACAGAAACAGGATCTAATACAATGGACATTTGGACCTACAAATCCAGACAGGTTTGTagctgaaatgaaaatgaaggTTCATGAGATCACACTGAATTCGGATGATATATTCAGAGGGAGACTACATCTGGAAAACCAGACAGGATCTCTCACCATCAGAGACATCAGAACCTCAGACGCTGGAGTTTATCAGCTGCAGATCTCCAACAGTAAAGAAACACTCTACAAGAGATTCAATGTTTTTGTCG CCGTTCCAGAAACGGGTCTGTCCACTGGTAATATCGTGTTCATTTGTGTCCTGCTGTTTGGTGTTGTATCTCTGGGTGTGATTTATCTGTTCAGATACTCTAAACAGAAAG AAAAGAAGACCGTGTCAGTGTCGGAGGGAAATTCTGTCACGCTAGAACCTGGTGCAGTCGAGACCCAAAGAGACGATGAAGTGCTCTGGATGTTTGGACCTCAAAATACATTCATCGCTCAAATCTACAGAAAGGCTGGTAACATCTCATATGCTGACGATGAGCGATTCAGAGACAAGCTACAGCTGGACCATCAGACTGGAGATCTGACCATCAGCGACATCAGGATCCCAATCTCTGGAGATTATCAGATGAAGATCACCAGCA AGGACACACAAAAAATCACGGAGGGAGAACCTGTCCATCTGCAGACCGGTGTCACTGAACTACAGGAAGATGAAGAGATACAGTGGATGTTTGAAGATGCCATCATAGCCACAGTTAATAGAAAGAGCAGTGAGAACAGTGCCTACAATGTTAACAACGAGAAATTCAAAGGCAGATTGGAGCTGGACGATCGAACTGGAGATCTCACCATCATGAACACTAAAAGCACTGACTCTGGAGTTTATGAACTGTAG